Sequence from the Bremerella volcania genome:
GCTCAATTCGTCTTCGTGAATCTCCGAAGCGGGTCGATCTTGATCGATACCCACCTTTACGCACAATTCACGAGCAACCGCAGGACCGACGCCGTACAAGTACGTCAGGCTGATCCAGGTCTTCTTATCGTTGGGAATGTCCACACCGAGCAAACGTGGCATGGTGATCTCCTAAGGCTGCCCTGTCGGGGCAAATGATTCCGAAAATGTTTTGTGCTATGGCTTTGCGAAGTGGTGCGATGTTTCGTTTTGCCCTCCCGGGCACCCTCAGATTTAGGGGAAACACCGTGGCAAGACGGAAAACTAGCCCTGTCGTTGCTTGTGACGGGCGTTTTCACAAATGACATAGACCCGGCCTCGACGGCGGACCACTTTGCATTTGTCGCAAATTCGCTTAACGCTGGCTCTTACCTTCATGACTCTCTACTTCCAAACCTTGGGCGTTGGGGAAGCGGGACAGTATACCCGACTTCCTTTTCCACTGGCAAGGGGCGCGACTATGAAAACTTCGGTTTTCGAAGGGTGAAATGGCACATTCCTATTGACCAGGGGAACTACCAACCCTTTCCCTCTGGGATTGGCACTTGCGGTGTAAGGTCATGCCCGGCTATTGAGCTTCACAGTTATAAATTACAGGCATTTGGCCAACCCACTTTCCCCATACTGCCCTGTCCATGATCAATTCCGCCATGAAATGAGCCACATTGATGCGACTGGTGGTTCCGGCGTTGAAAATGGGGTCCCTTGTCGGTGAGGGATGAAGCTCGTAGGGCGTGACCTCCGCTTGATCAACTAGGCTATCCGGCCTTACCACGACCCAACTAAGCGACGGACTATTTTTTCCGATTTCTTGGCGAAGCACGTCCGATGCTTGTTCGTTGTCGGCATGAGGTGGCACGGCAAAGCGTAATAGTCCCACAACGCATTGATTGGCAAACGTCGCCGGCTCGTCCAGGTCGCGATTCTGGTTGCCTGCGGTGTTCATCAGAACAAATCGGACGCGGTTTTCTGGCTTGGTCCGCTCGACTGCCTGGCAAAGTCGCCGGACGGTGTCGGTTACGAGCCTCCGTGGATGCCCGAAGATGCCTTGGAGCGTCAAGTTATGCCCCAGGCACGAGGCAACACTATCGCACCCCAAAACATGCTGCTGAAGCTCTTCGCTGGTGAGATCCGAGAGACTCGCTTCCGCGATCGTTATTCCAGGATGCCCCTTTACCGCTTCAGGTAAACGATCTCGTGATCGGACAATCACGCGTACATGCTGCCCACGGCTGAGCAACTGCTCGACCAAAAGCTTGCCGGTCGCCCCAGTCGCTCCTACCACGAGAACCGTCATCTGGCTGCCTTAATCCTCCCCCGTCAAAATTCGGACGCCTGAGGACGTCAGGGCAAGCGTATGCTCGAAGTGAGCCGTCAAGCTACGATCCTTGGTCGAAAGAGTCCAACCGTCCCCATGCAGATACAAATCCTCTCGTCCGACGGCCACCATGGGCTCGACAGCCAGGACCAAGCCAGGTCGAAGATCGAAGTCGCCTTTTTGCCGGAATTCGCGAGAATCGTAGTTTGGTACCTGGGGCTCTTCGTGCATCGTTGTGCCGATTCCATGTCCCACAAGTGTCGTAATTACCGAAAATCCGGCCGACTCGACCTCGTGTTGCATTTCCTTGGCCACCTGGCTCCAACGCTTTTTCACCGGTAGCAGTTCGATCGCGATCTGCAGAGCCCGCTCCGTCACCTCCATTAGCTTCTTGGCTTCGTCGCTGATCTCACCGACGGCATAGGTCCAGGCCGAATCACCGCACCAGCCTCCGATTTTGGCCCCTGTGTCGACGCTGACGATGTCTCCTTCCTTTAGGATCCGCTTGCCAGGGATTCCGTGAACCACCTCATCGTTGACCGAGATGCATGTGGCAGCAGGGAAGGGGACCTTGCCGGGAACTCCTTTGAACAGAGCGACAGCCCCTGCCTCGGCAAACAGGTCGTCGACGGCTTTGTCGAGTACGGCCGTGGTGATCCCAGGCTTGACCAGTTCGGCCACTTTTTGATGGGCTTGCCGAACGAGTTGTCCGGCAACATGCATTTTCTCGATCTCGCGTTTGGAGCGGAGCGTGATCATGCGTTCTTCTTTCGGTCCACTTCTTCCAGAACGGCTTTAATGCGGTCGAAGACTTCCTCGATTGTACCGATCCCATCGATGCGATAGAGCACCTTCTGTTCTTCGTAATACGCGATCAATGGAGAGGTCATATCGTCGTAAACCTTCATCCGATTACGAATCGTCTCTTCGTTATCGTCTCCGCGATCTTCCTTCTGAGCCCGGGCCATTAATCGGCTCAAGAGTTCATCTTGATCAACGGTAAGATTCAGAACGGCATCGACCGCTTCGTCATCGACAGCCAGGCCAAGATCAAGCGATGCGGCTTGTGGCAGGGTTCGTGGGAAGCCGTCCAGCAAATAGCCATTTCGACAATCAGGTTGTGTGAGGCGCTGGCGTACCAACTGGACGACGATTTCGTCCGCGGCAAGACGACCACCTTCCATTTGGGTGGCGACTTTCATGCCGAGTTCGGTCTTATTGCGGATCGCTTCCCGTAACATTTCCCCTGTTGAGATATGGGGAATGTTCAGGAATTCGACCAGCTTATGGGACTGAGTCCCTTTGCCGACACCAGGAGGTCCGAGAAAGATAATCCGCATGGCCAAACCGCAGCCTAGCTTGGGCGCGGATGACGTGGGACATCATCCACACCGAAGTCACAAAATCGAAGCCGCTTTCAAGTTGGGGTTGAGTGAAAGCGGGACGTGCCATCCTGGCGAGAAAGTGTTAGCCCTCGATGAGCCCCTTATAGTTACGCATCACCAAGTGACTATCGATCTTTTGCACCAGATCGAAGGCCACGCTCACGGCAATGAGCAAACCGGTACCACCGTAGAAGCTTGCTACCTGAGGCGAGACACCTAGTTCCGCGGAAACGAGCGTCGGAATGATGGCCACCAAGGCAAGGAAGCCTGCACCCACGTACGTGATGCGAACCATGACCTTTTCCAAGTATTCCTCCGTTCGTCGACCTGGGCGATAGCCGGGAATGAACGAACCAAAGTTCTTCAGGTTTTCCGAGACGTCTTTCGGGTTGAAGGTAATGGCCGTCCAGAAGTAGCAGAAGAAGTAGATCAAGGCGATATAACAAGCGATGTACAGAAAGCTTTGTCCACGGGCGAAAATATCGGCCAAGTTCGCCAGCGTTGCCGATTCGGTCCACCCGGCCAGAGCCTGGAAGATGAACTGCGGGAACAGCAGCAAGCTGCTGGCGAAAATGATCGGCATCACGCCGGCTTGGTTGATACGCAGTGGAAGGAATTGGCGGGTACCACCATAAACGCGGCGACCGCGAACGTGCTTGGCACTCTGCATCGGGATCTTGCGTTGACCCTGCATGATGAAGACCACGCCTGTGATCACCGCCACAAACAGGATCGCCAACACGACAATGGTTTCGATACCAAACTCCCCTCGCGTGAAGTTGGTCAACTCTGGCTTGGTGTTGTACAGCAGGTCGAGTAGTGCCCCTGGCATTGCCGCGAGAATACCAGCCATAATCAAAAGGCTGATCCCGTTACCAATGCCGAACTCGTCGATCTGCTCACCGAGCCACATCAAAAAGACGGTACCGCAGGTCATGATCGCCACGGCGACGATCGCCCAGCCCCAGTACAGGCTCTTATCGATATTCCCCGGTTCCGAGGATGTCCAGAAGGCCTGGTTGACGATGCTATCACCCCCTTCCCCCACAGCCGTCATCGACGCCAGGTAGAAGTAACTTTGGATGACACACAGCGCCACGGTCGCATACCGGGTGTATTCATTGATTTTCTTGCGTCCGGTTTCCCCTTCCTTCTGCAACTCTTCAAGCGGCTTCCAGACGGTGCCCAGGAGCTGGAAGATAATCGACGCCGAGATATAGGGCATGATGCCGAGGCCAAAGATCGTAATCTGGCTCAATGCACTCGCACTAAAAACGGAGACTTGTTGCAGCAGACCGGCAACGCCTTCGTTTCCTTGCGAGGCGAACATCTCTTGCAGCTTGAGTTGGTCGATCATCGGCAGTGGAATTTGCGAGCCGACACGAAAGACGGCCAATAAGCCGATCGTCAAAAGAATCTTCGTCCGTAGTTCGGGGATGGTGAAAAGGACGCGTACTTTTTCCAACATGACAATCTAACCCGATTTGGCTGGTTCTAATGAATGCCCCCAATGAGGCATAGCAATGAACGATGGTTTGCAGGGAGTGCGGATGAGTGAATTTACACCAAACCGCGTGTCTCAGACTAGACCACCCAAATGTGTCCTATCCGTAAATTCGAGCGTATTTCCGCATTCTTGCGGCTCGCCAATCACTGCTTGCGCAAAAAACATGCCCACGTAACAACGTGGGCATGTTTGGTGTTGTTTCTTAACTAGGCCTTAGCCCCTTTGGAGGCTTCCTTTTTTTCAGCCACCGTCGTGATGCGGACGACCGTGTTGCAGGTACCGCCAGCCTTTTCGATCTTTTCCTTCGCCGAGGCGCTGAAGCGGTGGGCTTCCACGGTCAGCTTCTTGGAAAGTTCACCGTCGCCGAGAATCTTAACTTCGTCGAAACGACGCTTGCAAAGACCCTTTTCACGGAGCGATTCCATCGTGACCGTATCGCCGTCGTTGAACAACTCGTTCAGGTCCTTGATGTTGACTGCAGCGACCGTCAAGGCCCAGCGGTTGTTGAAACCGCGCTTAGGGACGTGGCGAACGATCGGCGTTTGACCACCCTGGAAGGTCGGACGATTCGACCAACCAGCACGGCTGCGAGCCCCCTTGTGACCACGCTGCGATGTCTTGCCCCAACCACTACCGGTGCCACGACCGATGCGTTGGCGACGCTTATTCTTGTGAACGCCTTGGTTGATATCGTGCAAACTCATTAGACAGCAACTCCTCGCAGGCGTTGAATTTCTTCCTTGGTTCGCAGCTGTTCCAGGGCGTTCAAAGTGGCTTTCACCAGGACGACTGGATTGGTCGAACCAAAGCTCTTGGTCAAAACGTCGTGGATCCCTGCGGCTTCACAGACGGCACGAACCGAAGCACCAGCGATAATACCGGTACCAGGGTGAGCCGGAAGCATGACCACGCGGCCAGCACCAAAGGTACCGATCACCTTGTGTGGGATCGAGCCTTCCACGATCGGAACTTCGAGCATCTTGCGTTCGGCTTGCTTGACGGCCTTTTGGACGCTCGGCGGAACTTCGTTGGCTTTGCCATAGCCCCAGCCGACCTTGCTCTTGCCGTCACCAATGACGACCATCGCCGCGAAGCTGAAACGACGACCACCCTTGACCACGGCGGCACAACGCTTGATCTTCACGACCTTTTCGACGAATCCGCCTTTGCCAGAATCTTTCGCCACGGTATTGGCTCTCCCGTTTGGATGTTGCTGATCTCTGGACCAGCTTTTCCCAACGCTTTGAATGACTTAGTTATCTACTAGAAGTCCAATCCACCTTCGCGGGCGGCCGTTGCCAACGCGGCGACACGACCGTTGTAGCGAAAGTGACCACGATCGAAGCAAACCTGCTTCAGCCCGGCAGCCAGTGCCTTCTCGGCGATGGCCTTACCGATCTTCGCGGCGGCTTCACAGTTGCCAGCGGTACCATCCGCACGCAGATCTTTGTCGCGGGAAGAGGCCGACACCAAGGTGCGACCTGCTTCGTCATCGATGATCTGGCAGTAGATGTTGTTGTTACTACGGTAAATCGTCAGCCGAGGACGTTCGGCGTTGCCACGAGCCTTTCGACGGACGTGATTGCTCCGACGTTTCCGCTGCTTGGCAATGAATTTTTGCTTGTTCACGACTCAACTAGCCTCGTAGGTGCCGCGGTAACAGCCGCGACACGATGACTTCAATTAACTTGATTACCGATTACTTACCAGCGGCCTTACCAGGCTTCAGCTTAACGCGTTCGCCCTGGTAGCGAACACCCTTGCCCTTGTAAGGCTCAGGCTTACGGCTGGCACGCACTTCGGCGGCAAACTGACCGACGCGCTGCTTGTCGATACCCTTGACCAGGATGTGCGTTTGGTCGGGGCAGGTGACGGTGAGGTCCTTGGGAATCTTCTTGTGGATTTCGTTGGCGAAACCGACGCGAAGTTGGAGAACGTCACCGGCGATTGCAGCCAGGTAACCCACACCCACCACTTCCAGTCGCTTCTCGTAACCCTTTTCTACCCCTTCGACCATGTTGGCGATCAAAGCGCGAGTCAGACCGTGCATGGCCTTACCGGTCCGGGTATCTTCCTTACGTGATACGATGACTTCCTTTTCGCCTTCACCCAGTTCGACGGTGATGACAGGATTCGCCGTGTAAGAGAGCTTACCCAGTGGGCCTTCGATGTTTACGGTTTGACCGTCGATCGACACCTTGACCTTATCGGGCAAGGCGACGGGTTTTCTACCTAGTCGGGACATTTTCTTAACCTATCTTAGGCAATGGGTCTCTACGAAGGAGACTGTCCTGGTGGATGGGGTTTTACGCGTCTGGATTACCAGACTTCGCACAATACTTCGCCGCCAATCTTCTTCTGGCGAGCTTCACGATCACTGATCACACCGCTGGAGGTGCTGATCACGGTGATACCCATGCCGTTGAGAATCGGACGGAGCTCGGTCGACTTGGAATAAATACGACGACCAGGCTTACTGACGCGCTTGATATGCTGAATTACGCGTTCCCCGCTGGGGCCGTACTTCAGTTCCAAGCGAATCTGCTTCACCGGATGGTCCTCGGTTTCTACCCAGTCCCAGATGTAGCCTTCACGCTTCAGCACGTCGGCCAAACCGCGTTTGACCTTGGACGTGGGCATTTCAACGTGTGGGTGCTCGACGCGAACCGCATTGCGAATACGGGTCAACATGTCGGCGATAGGGTCGGTCATCATAATACTTCGGGTCCCCTTACCAACTCGCCTTGCGTAAACCTGGAATCAGCCCTCGATCCGCCAAGTTGCGAATACAAATACGGCAGACACCAAACTTTCGATACACGGCACGTGGACGGCCGCACATGGTGCAGCGACGTTCACGCCGAGACGAAAACTTCGGCTCGCGATTGGCCTTGGCGATTTTTGACTTGCTTGCCACGAGGATTTCCTACCTGGAAAACGAATCGACTGAGTAAACGTTCTGTATACGGTCCGGTCTAAGCACTACGACTTAGGCGGTCTTCTTCTTTTTGGGTTCTTCTCGCTGGAACGGCATGCCCAACAAAGCGAGCAGTTCGCGAGCTTCGTCATCGGTTGCCCCGGTGGTGACGAAGGTGATGTCCATCCCCTGCTGACGGGTGTACTTGTCCGGATTCAATTCCGGAAACACCATCTGCTCGGTGAGGCCCATCGTGTAATTGCCGTTGCCGTCGAAGCTCTTGGGGTTCACACCACGAAAGTCGCGAACCTGTGGAAGAGCCAACGAAACCAAGCGGTCCAGGAACTCGTACATGCGTTGACGGCGAAGGGTGACCTTCACGCCGATTGGCATACCTTCACGCAGCTTAAATGCCGCAACGCTCTTGCGAGCACGGCAGATCATTGGTCGCTGGCCGGTGAATTCGGTCATCGCTTCAGCAGCTTCGTCGACATGTTTCTTTTCGGTAACGGCCGTGCCGACACCCATATTGACGACGATCTTCCGCAGACGCGGCAGGTTCATCGGGTTCTTGCGCCCCAACTTTTCTGCCAGTGCGGGAAGCACTTCGTTTTCGTATTGTTCTTGAAGTCGTGGTTTGCTCATGGCTTATCTCGAACGATTACCGGCTCACGCCTTTTGATTTGGGTCTGCGCTGGGCAGTAGTTATTTGGCCGGACTCAGCTGGCCGATTTCGGCACTGCACGACTTGCAGTAGCGAACCTTGCTGCCGTCCTCTTTGATCTTGGCACCCGTCTTGGTGCGTTGTTTGCATTCAGTGCAAACCAGCATGACGTTGGAAATGTCGATGGGCATTTCCTTCGACAGCTTACCCCCCTTGGGGTTACGTTGGCTTGGCTTGACGTGCTTGTAAACCTTTGCCGCACCTTCCACGAGGATCTTGCCCTTTTCCGGGTAGACCTTCAGGACCTTGCCACGAAGTTCGCTAGCCGCATCGGCGCCGGTGATGATTTCGACGGTGTCGTCAACTTTGATATGCATTAAACCACCTCACTGGCCAAACTGACGATCTTCATGAACTTGCGATCACGCAGCTCACGAGCGACCGCACCGAAAATACGCGTGCCACGCGGATTATTGTCTTTGTCAATCAGCACGACCGCGTTGCGATCGAACCGGATGTAGCTTCCGTCCGGACGACGAGTCGGCTTCTTGCAGCGAACGATCACAGCTCGCACAACGGCCTTCTTCTTTACGTCCGCACCCGCCACAACTTCCTTCACCGAGCAGATAATCACGTCGCCCAGGCCAGCGGTTCGCTTACGCGTACCACCGAGAACCTTGATGCACATGACTTCCTTCGCTCCGGTGTTGTCGGCGACGGCCAGTCTTGTTTCTTGTTGAATCATCGCTTTTTAAATCCAACCCTATGCCGCAGCTCTTAGTGAAGCCTTGGCGGTGTACGGGAGCTTTAGCTATCTTCTTGTTCTTGCAGGTGAGCGGCTTGTTCACGAGCAGCCTTCAGAGCGGCCACGTCAACTTCCGTGCTCTTCTCCACGATCCGAACCAATTCCCAGCGCTTTGTCTTGCTGCGTGGGCGGCTCTCGATGATCTCGACACGATCGCCCAGACCCGACTCGTTGTTTTCGTCATGCACATGGCAAACCATGCGACGCGAGTAGTACTTGCCGTACAGCGGATGACGGATACGACGGGCGATTTCAACGCGTCGCGTCTTGTCTTGCTTGTCGCCCGTCACTCGACCGACCAATACTTTCTTGGGCATTGCCGAATCTCTCTTTAAACTTCGCTTGAATTAGGTACTGGCCGCGGCGGCTGCTCGCTCGGCTTGAATCGTTTTAATCCGAGCCACCAACTTGCGATTCTTCGCTAATTCGCTGGGGGCGTCCAAACGTTCGGTCTGGGACTGAACTCGCAAACGGAACAAAGTATCCATGGCGTTCTTCAGGTTCGCCTGAAGCTGATCGTCGCTCAGTTCTCGCAATTCGCTTGCTTTCATTGCCTTATCGCCTAATCACGTTTCGCTTGCGGTTTACTCGCCGCCGACCATCATGGGCCACGTCCCCCGCGGGACTAGGCCTCGGTTGTTTCCAGTTCCGGGCGACGACGCACGAAGCGGCATCGAACCGGCATCTTATGAGCCAAACGAGCGAAACAAATTTTCGCTTGTTGCTCGGTGACACCCTTCAGCTCGTACATTACCGTACCAGGCTTCACGGTGGCGACCCAACGGTCAGGCTCACCTTTACCCTTACCCATACGAGTCTCCAACGGACGAGCCGTTACGGACTTGTGGGGGAAGATCCGGATGTACAACTTACCGATACCACGGACGTACTGCTGAGCAGCGATACGACCCGCTTCGATCGTTTGAGCGGTAATGTGACCCGCTTGTGTGGATTGAAGTCCGTAATCACCAAGGACGACGGTATTGCCACGAGTGGCATTACCTTTTATACGTCTTCTTTGGCTTTTTCGGTGCTTCACTCGTCGAGGCATCATAGCCATCGGAGTCGTCCCCTTCGTAAAAACCGTTATTGATCCAGACCTGAACCCCGATATGTCCCTGCGGCGTACGAGCTTCGGTGAAGCCGTAATCGATCTTGGCCCGCAGGGTGCTCAACGGAATCGATCCTTCAATTTGCTTTTCGCGGCGAGCCATTTCCGCACCGCCAAGACGACCGGCCATTTGGATTTTGATGCCACGGGCACCGGCCTCCATAGTGCTTTCGATCGCACGCTTCATCGTGCGGCGGAAGCTGGCACGCTTGGCCAACTGGTCGGCGATGTCCTCGGCAACCAACTGGGCTCGCAGTTCCGGACGACCGACTTCTTCAATCTTCAGATTGATGCGACGGCCAACCAGGTTTTGCAATTCTTCCTGCAGCTTTTCGACTTCCTGACCCTTCTGACCGATGATCAGACCTGGTCGGGCAACGAACAGCGTCACGCGAACTTCGTCGCGGGTCCGTTCGATTTCGACTTTGTCGATGCCTGCATTACGATACTTTTGGCGAATACGCTGATCAGGGTGCTTCAGAATGAAGTCCCGGATCTTTTTGTCTTCCAGTAGCAGGCCTGGAAAATCACGCTTCGATGCAAACCACTTGCTCTTCCAGCCGACCATGACGCCGGTACGAAACGCAACTGGATTAACTTTTTGTCCCATGCTTGTCTCTCGACTCGAAGACGGGGCAACCAATGGGTTACCTTAGCCTTGGAGTTCCTCCAGGGTGACGTGAATGTGACAGGTCCGCTTCAAAATCGGGAACGCGCTTCCACGAGCTCGGGGGCGGAATCGCTTAATGATCGGGCCACCATCAACGCGAGCCTCGCGAACAAACAAAGCGTGCTGGTTCGCAGCGCGGCCCTCGTTCTGTTCCGAATCTTGCGAGTTGCCGATGGCACTCTTGATGACTTCTTCCAGCAGACGGGCACCACGCTGCGGTTGGTATCGCAGAATGTCGAGTGCCTCGTCGGCCAGCTTGCCACGCACCAAATCGGCTAGCGGGCGCACCTTTCGCGGGCTGATGCGTGCCAGTCGGTGGGTCGCTTTGAACATGGTTGATCAACTCCTCGAACCACGAGCGTCGGGCAGGGCCCTTCTTTGCCGTGGGCAGCCAAGCTGCGTTTGCCAATCGGTATGCGTTATTTCTTCTTCTTATCAGCGCCGTGACCACGGAAGGTTCGCGTCGGCGCGAATTCACCGAGCTTGTGCCCGATCATGTCTTCGGTGACATAAACCTTCAGGTGGGCCTTGCCGTTGTGAACCATGAACGTGTGACCGATGAACTCGGGAATGATCGTGCAAGATCGTGCCCAAGTCTTGATTGGGTCCTTGGTGCCAGCTTCTTCTTGCTTGGCAACCTTTTCATAAACGTTCGGGTCGACGTACGGCCCTTTTTTTAGGGATCGGCTCATCTTTGAAAACCTTTAGGGTCGCGGCTTGGCGGCCTAACTTTCCGTGTGCTGTGGGGGCTTTTACTTCAACAACTTCAGTAGACCGTAACGACGCGAACGGCGGCGGCGAACGATCGAGCGATTGGAAGCCTTCTTGCGGTGACGCGTTGCTCCACCCTTGGTTGGCTTACCTTGCGGCGTAACCGGATGGCGACCACCCTTAGTACGGCCTTCACCACCACCGTGCGGGTGATCGATCGGGTTCATCGCAGTACCACGAACGTGAGGACGGCGACCCAACCAACGCTTACGACCCGCCTTACCGAGCGAAACCTTTTCGTGATCTGGGTTGCTGACGCGACCAATGGTCGCACGACAACGGCTCGAAACACGACGAATTTCGCCACTTGGGAGCGAAAGCTGAGCCCAATCGGCTTCACAGGCCATCAACGTAGCCGAGCTACCAGCCGAGCGGCACATGGCACCACCACGACCAGGCGTCATCTCGACGTTATGAACGGTTGTCCCGGCAGGAATATTCTTCAGCGGCAGGCAGTTACCGACGGTCGGCGATGCTTCGCTACCGCTTTGAACCTTGTCGCCGGCCT
This genomic interval carries:
- the rpsS gene encoding 30S ribosomal protein S19 encodes the protein MSRSLKKGPYVDPNVYEKVAKQEEAGTKDPIKTWARSCTIIPEFIGHTFMVHNGKAHLKVYVTEDMIGHKLGEFAPTRTFRGHGADKKKK
- the rplB gene encoding 50S ribosomal protein L2; amino-acid sequence: MGIRKYKPTSAGRRNASVSDFKELTKGAKPEKALLRKLTKTGGRNNQGKITTRHRGGGHKRRYRVIDFRRAKDGVPAVVASVQYDPNRSARIALLNYVDGEKRYILAPDGLKAGDKVQSGSEASPTVGNCLPLKNIPAGTTVHNVEMTPGRGGAMCRSAGSSATLMACEADWAQLSLPSGEIRRVSSRCRATIGRVSNPDHEKVSLGKAGRKRWLGRRPHVRGTAMNPIDHPHGGGEGRTKGGRHPVTPQGKPTKGGATRHRKKASNRSIVRRRRSRRYGLLKLLK